The following DNA comes from Bradyrhizobium sp. SK17.
CTGCCGCCACATCACGCCGACATCGGCCTTGCCGTCGAGCACGAGCCGGCTGACGTCCTCCATGATCGGAAACAGCAGCTCCAGTTCGACATGCGGAAAGTGCCTGGCGAATTCCGCGAACAGCTCGCCGACCGCGCTCTCCGGATAAAGCTCGTCGATTGCGACCACGAGGCGCTTCTCGACATGCGCCTCGAAGCTGCTGGCAACACCGATCAGGTGCTCGCGCCGATCGAGGATCAGCTTTGCTTCCGGCAACAGTCGCGCCCCCGCTTCGGTCAGCACCGGGTTGCGCCCGGCCCGGTCGAACAGCGCAATGCCGAGGTCGGTCTCGAGGTTCGCCACATGCGTGCTGACGGCCGATTGCGCCTTCTTCAAAAGCCTCGCCGCGCCGGAGAACGAGCCTTGTTCGGCCGCGGCCACGAAGGATTCGAGCTGGTCCATGGACACGGACATCTATCTCTTTTCCAGATACTACCTAACTTTGTAATCCCATAATATCAGATAGAAATTCGGTCACAACGACAAGAAAGGGTTTTCAAATGTCTATGCGTTCCTTCTCCGACCGGATCAGGCACGCAGTCCTGTTCGAACTGATCGGTATCGCCATCTTCACGCCGGCGGCCGCCTGGCTGTTCAATCAGCCGGTCGCCAATATGGGCGTCATCGGCGTCGTCTCGGCGACCGTGGCGACGATCTGGAACTTGCTGTTCAATCTCGGCTTCGACCACGCGCTGGTCCGTTTCACCGGCCGTGTCGCCAAGACGATGCCGATCCGCGTCGCGCACGCGATGCTGTTCGAGGCCGGCCTGATCGTGCTGCTGATCCCGTTCGTCGCCTGGTATCTGGGCGTCTCGCTGTGGGCCGCGCTGATGATGGATATCTCGATCGTCGCGTTCTATCTGGTCTACGCGTTCGTCTTCAACATCGCCTACGACCGGGTGTTTCCGCTGCCCCGGCCCGGTGCGCACGATCGCGCGGCGAGCCGGGCCCTGCCGGCCTGATCGGCTGCGGGATGCGGCGCGGCGTGGATCATCCGATCCGCCGCGCCGCGCCAGCCCGGCACCGTCCAATATTCGGAATCCTAGCGCCTCCACACAAGTTCCTTCGCACAGCGCCCATAGACTGGTTTGATCCGGTTTGAGCACTGTGGAATGCTGAGCCGACACGCCCGTCAGAGGCTGCCAAACGGCCAACAAGAAGAAGCGGAGGAACGCAATGACAAGGTCTCGTCCGATCCAGCCAACCCGCCGTCATCTCATCAAGGGCGCCGCCGCCGCGTCGGCCACGCTGCTGCTCGGCAGGCCCGCCATTGCCAAGGGCAAGACCGAGATCGTCATCGGCAACATCGATGCCTATTCGGGACCGGCCGCGGTCTATTCGTCGATCGGCCGCACGCCCGGCGGCTATTTCAAGATGATCAACGAGCAGGGCGGCATCAACGGCCGCATGATCAAGTACATCACCTATGACGACGCCTACAGCCCGGCCAAGACCGTGGAGCAGGCGCGCAAGCTGGTCGAGAGCGACGAGATCGACGTGCTGTTCTCGCCGCTC
Coding sequences within:
- a CDS encoding LysR family transcriptional regulator; protein product: MSVSMDQLESFVAAAEQGSFSGAARLLKKAQSAVSTHVANLETDLGIALFDRAGRNPVLTEAGARLLPEAKLILDRREHLIGVASSFEAHVEKRLVVAIDELYPESAVGELFAEFARHFPHVELELLFPIMEDVSRLVLDGKADVGVMWRQESLPSELGFKTIGWVPLQLVCGKTHPLAQGRVDWEELKRHRQIMVTVRNEGTERHRLRVAAEVWWVESHWVILQILKQGVGWALIPAHIMASSPIAEELAIPELEFDEGAHPVALEVVWHKQRPAGPAAKWLRRRFATRPAMLRL
- a CDS encoding PACE efflux transporter encodes the protein MSMRSFSDRIRHAVLFELIGIAIFTPAAAWLFNQPVANMGVIGVVSATVATIWNLLFNLGFDHALVRFTGRVAKTMPIRVAHAMLFEAGLIVLLIPFVAWYLGVSLWAALMMDISIVAFYLVYAFVFNIAYDRVFPLPRPGAHDRAASRALPA